AGGTCGGCCCGGGGCTCGGCTCCCTCACCCTGGCCCTGCTGGAGGTCGCCGACCGGGTCACCGCCGTCGAGATCGACGACGTGCTGGCCGCCGCGCTGCCCGCGACCGTCGCCGCGCGCACGCCCGCCCGCGCCGACCGGTTCGCGCTGGTCCACTGCGACGCGCTGCACGTCACCGAGCTGCCCGGTCCCGCCCCGACCGCCCTGGTGGCGAACCTGCCGTACAACGTGGCCGTACCCGTGCTGCTGCACATGCTCGACACCTTCCCGAGCATCGAGCGGACGCTGGTCATGGTGCAGTCCGAGGTCGCCGACCGGCTCGCCGCCACGCCCGGCGGCAGGGTGTACGGCGTGCCCTCCGTGAAGGCCAACTGGTACGCCGAGGTCAAGCGCGCCGGGGCCATCGGACGCAACGTCTTCTGGCCCGCCCCGAACGTCGACAGCGGACTGGTCTCCCTCGTGCGGCGGGCCGAGCCGATCAGGACGACGGCCTCCAGGCGGGAGGTCTTCGCGGTCGTGGACGCGGCGTTCGCACAGCGCCGCAAGACCCTGCGGGCGGCACTGGCCGGCTGGGCCGGGTCCGCGGCGGCGGCCGAGGCGGCCCTCGTCGCGGCCGGGGTCTCACCGCAGGCGCGGGGAGAGGCGCTGACCGTGGAGGAATTCGCCCGCATCGCCGAACACAAGGAGTCCGGTCAGCAGTGAGCGTCACGGTCCGCGTCCCCGCCAAGGTCAACGTCCAGCTCGCCGTCGGCGCCGCCCGCCCCGACGGCTTCCACGACCTCGCCAACGTCTTCCTCGCCGTCGGCCTGTACGACGAGGTCACCGTCACCCCGGCCCGCGAACTGCGCGTCACCTGCGAGGGCCCCGACGCCGGCCAGGTCCCCCTGGACCGCACCAACCTCGCCGCGCGCGCCGCGCTCGCGCTCGCCGGGCGGCGGGGCGTGGAGCCGGCCGTGCACATCCACATCGTCAAGGACATCCCGGTCGCCGGCGGCATGGCGGGCGGCAGCGCGGACGGCGCGGGCGCCCTGCTCGCCTGCGACGCCCTGTGGAACGCCGGCGCCTCCCGCACCGAACTCCTCGCCATCTGCGCCGAACTCGGCAGCGACGTGCCGTTCAGCCTGGTCGGCGGTGCCGCCCTCGGCACCGGGCGCGGCGAACGGCTGATGGCCCTGGAGACGGGCGGCACCTTCCACTGGGTGTTCGCGATGGCCGGGCGCGGCCTGTCCACCCCGGCGGTCTTCCGCGAGTTCGACCGGCTGGCCGAGGGGCGGCGGATCTCCGCGCCCGCGGCCTCGCCGGACCTGCTCCGGGCACTGGCGGAGGGCGACCCGGACCTGCTGGCCGCGGCCGTCTCCAACGACCTCCAGCCGGCCGCGCTGTCCCTCTTCCCGGACCTGGCCCGCACCCTGGACGCGGGCCGCGCGGCGGGCGCGCTCACCGCGCTCGTCTCCGGCTCCGGCCCGACCACGGCGTTCCTCGCGCGCGACGCCGGGGCGGCGGAGCAGGTGGCCGGGGCGCTGCGGGCGTCGGGCACCTGCAGGGCGGTGCGGACGGCGGCGGGACC
This is a stretch of genomic DNA from Streptomyces sp. TG1A-8. It encodes these proteins:
- the rsmA gene encoding 16S rRNA (adenine(1518)-N(6)/adenine(1519)-N(6))-dimethyltransferase RsmA → MSSPLPDALLGPADIRELAAALGVRPTKQRGQNFVIDANTVRRIVRTAGVRPDDVVVEVGPGLGSLTLALLEVADRVTAVEIDDVLAAALPATVAARTPARADRFALVHCDALHVTELPGPAPTALVANLPYNVAVPVLLHMLDTFPSIERTLVMVQSEVADRLAATPGGRVYGVPSVKANWYAEVKRAGAIGRNVFWPAPNVDSGLVSLVRRAEPIRTTASRREVFAVVDAAFAQRRKTLRAALAGWAGSAAAAEAALVAAGVSPQARGEALTVEEFARIAEHKESGQQ
- a CDS encoding 4-(cytidine 5'-diphospho)-2-C-methyl-D-erythritol kinase, yielding MSVTVRVPAKVNVQLAVGAARPDGFHDLANVFLAVGLYDEVTVTPARELRVTCEGPDAGQVPLDRTNLAARAALALAGRRGVEPAVHIHIVKDIPVAGGMAGGSADGAGALLACDALWNAGASRTELLAICAELGSDVPFSLVGGAALGTGRGERLMALETGGTFHWVFAMAGRGLSTPAVFREFDRLAEGRRISAPAASPDLLRALAEGDPDLLAAAVSNDLQPAALSLFPDLARTLDAGRAAGALTALVSGSGPTTAFLARDAGAAEQVAGALRASGTCRAVRTAAGPVPGATVLPPA